From a region of the Methanoculleus receptaculi genome:
- the purE gene encoding 5-(carboxyamino)imidazole ribonucleotide mutase, which produces MVDVAVICGSASDGPVAEKVFATLKEHSVSYDYRVISAHRDPENLDDYVKGSDARVFIAIAGLSAALPGVIASKTDRPVIGVPVSGKLLGLDALLSIVQMPKGVPVACVGVDNGENAALLAIRILKAGRAPD; this is translated from the coding sequence ATGGTTGACGTCGCGGTGATCTGCGGTTCCGCCTCGGACGGCCCCGTCGCGGAGAAGGTGTTTGCAACCCTGAAGGAACACAGCGTCTCCTACGACTACCGGGTGATCTCAGCCCACCGTGACCCGGAGAACCTGGACGATTACGTGAAGGGGAGTGATGCCCGGGTCTTCATCGCCATCGCCGGACTTTCGGCGGCCCTGCCAGGGGTGATAGCATCAAAGACCGATCGCCCGGTGATCGGTGTTCCTGTGAGCGGGAAGTTGCTGGGTCTTGATGCCCTCCTCTCGATCGTCCAGATGCCAAAAGGCGTCCCGGTGGCCTGCGTCGGTGTGGACAACGGGGAGAACGCCGCTCTTCTCGCAATACGGATCCTCAAAGCCGGGCGCGCCCCGGACTGA
- a CDS encoding CxxC-x17-CxxC domain-containing protein yields the protein MRHPMEYNRGNRNFGGPRNFGGPREMTKTICSDCGKECEVPFKPTEGRPVYCQDCLPKHRKPRF from the coding sequence ATGAGACATCCAATGGAATATAACAGAGGAAACAGAAATTTCGGCGGTCCCAGGAACTTTGGCGGCCCCCGTGAAATGACGAAAACCATTTGCTCGGACTGTGGGAAGGAATGCGAAGTTCCTTTCAAGCCGACCGAAGGAAGACCAGTTTACTGTCAGGACTGCCTTCCAAAGCACAGAAAACCCCGGTTCTAA
- a CDS encoding ATP-binding response regulator translates to MNVLVVEDSRTQAEFIRQILETAGYNVILAGNGAEAIKQVETARPDIVLTDILMPGIDGYELCRRIKQQNPDLPVIMVTVLFDPADVLKGLAAGADSFIVKPPNPEHVCSQIEAVMRGREMVGATEDAEELEIPFNGSTYTIKAGKLQIVNTLLSTYTIAVAKNAELHKVQSQLRSLNSQLRRALDEISLSNENLAEENLTRRRAEKALAEASRKLQLMASITRHDLLNQLSVLWGHLDLALALHDTDQVNAWRHVENAVEMVKRINNTLQFTADYQGIGTSSPAWQEIRSLVEAAAGCVSLGTVSLENNIPPGVEVFADPLIERVFTNLIDNALRHGERVTRISFGLKRGGDSCVIFCEDDGVGVPVDEKEKIFSYAYGKNTGLGLFLAREILSITGITIRETGNPGEGARFEMICPPDMIRAPVSQTG, encoded by the coding sequence ATGAACGTTCTCGTTGTGGAGGATAGCAGGACGCAGGCCGAGTTTATCCGCCAGATCCTTGAGACCGCGGGCTACAATGTCATACTGGCGGGCAACGGTGCCGAGGCGATAAAGCAGGTGGAGACTGCGAGGCCGGATATCGTCCTGACCGACATCCTGATGCCGGGGATTGATGGCTACGAACTCTGTCGCCGTATAAAGCAGCAGAACCCGGATCTCCCTGTCATCATGGTCACCGTCCTCTTTGACCCTGCCGACGTCCTGAAGGGGCTTGCGGCCGGCGCCGACAGTTTCATAGTCAAACCTCCGAACCCGGAACACGTTTGCTCCCAGATCGAGGCCGTAATGCGGGGACGGGAGATGGTCGGCGCCACGGAGGATGCGGAAGAACTGGAAATACCCTTCAACGGCAGTACCTACACCATCAAAGCCGGAAAACTCCAGATCGTGAACACCCTTCTTTCAACCTACACGATCGCGGTGGCGAAGAACGCTGAGCTCCACAAGGTGCAGTCGCAGCTGAGATCTTTAAACAGTCAGCTTCGGCGGGCTCTCGATGAGATCTCGCTGAGCAATGAGAATCTTGCCGAGGAAAACCTTACCCGGCGGCGTGCCGAGAAGGCGCTTGCTGAGGCCAGCAGGAAACTTCAGTTGATGGCGAGCATCACCCGCCATGACCTCTTAAACCAGCTCTCCGTTCTCTGGGGGCATCTCGACCTTGCCCTGGCACTGCATGATACAGATCAGGTAAACGCCTGGCGCCACGTTGAGAATGCCGTAGAGATGGTGAAACGGATCAACAACACCCTCCAGTTCACGGCCGATTACCAGGGAATCGGGACATCTTCTCCCGCCTGGCAGGAGATCCGATCTCTTGTGGAGGCGGCGGCCGGTTGCGTCTCGCTCGGCACGGTCTCTCTTGAGAACAACATCCCGCCGGGGGTGGAGGTCTTTGCCGACCCCCTCATCGAGAGGGTCTTTACAAACCTGATCGATAACGCGCTGCGCCATGGGGAGAGGGTCACCAGGATCTCTTTTGGCCTGAAACGGGGTGGAGATTCATGTGTCATCTTCTGCGAGGACGACGGTGTGGGTGTTCCGGTCGATGAGAAGGAGAAGATATTCTCCTATGCCTACGGCAAAAACACCGGTCTTGGTCTATTCCTTGCGCGGGAGATCCTCTCAATAACTGGTATAACCATCAGGGAGACCGGAAACCCCGGTGAGGGGGCGCGGTTTGAGATGATCTGCCCTCCAGACATGATCCGCGCACCGGTGTCACAGACAGGGTAA
- a CDS encoding DUF362 domain-containing protein encodes MADVYFANLRARGPGESKIEKIRRLFDAAGFDRVVRHDDLTAIKLHVGERGCDTYLHPLFARQVVNKVKERGAQPFITDTATLYAGSRADAVRHTVTAIEHGFDYSVISAPVIIADGLRGGYWREVAVNGNHFKFVRIAGNILDADSMIVLSHVKGHDLAGFGGAIKNLAMGCAPPSGKAVQHAARPCVDIERCIGCGSCTKVCPQSAMGLSEGVAHLNRERCVGCGDCMRACPEGAIEFDWTTEVRPFIERLCEYALGAVCSRPGRTGYINFLLNITPDCDCVPWSDAAIVPDIGILASTDPVAIDHASLDLIDSQHGFSHTLLERNLAPGEDKFKGVRDYTEGRYQIAYAARIGLGDEAYHLVEV; translated from the coding sequence ATGGCAGATGTCTATTTTGCAAACCTCAGAGCAAGAGGCCCGGGGGAGAGCAAGATCGAGAAGATCCGCCGTCTCTTCGACGCAGCCGGGTTTGACCGTGTGGTCAGGCACGATGACCTTACGGCCATCAAACTGCATGTCGGGGAGCGTGGCTGCGACACCTACCTCCACCCCCTCTTCGCCCGGCAGGTTGTCAATAAGGTAAAGGAGCGAGGCGCACAGCCCTTCATCACCGATACCGCCACACTCTACGCTGGAAGCAGGGCCGACGCAGTCAGGCACACCGTCACCGCCATCGAGCACGGTTTTGACTACTCTGTCATCTCTGCACCGGTGATCATCGCCGACGGTCTCCGTGGCGGATACTGGAGGGAGGTTGCGGTCAATGGAAATCACTTCAAATTTGTCAGGATTGCCGGAAACATCCTGGATGCAGACAGTATGATCGTGCTCTCCCACGTTAAAGGCCACGATCTTGCCGGATTTGGCGGGGCGATCAAGAACCTTGCCATGGGGTGCGCCCCACCCTCAGGAAAGGCTGTGCAACACGCCGCCAGACCCTGCGTTGATATCGAGCGCTGCATCGGCTGCGGGAGTTGCACAAAGGTCTGCCCGCAGTCGGCGATGGGCCTCTCTGAAGGGGTGGCGCATCTCAACCGTGAGCGTTGCGTCGGTTGCGGCGACTGCATGCGAGCCTGCCCCGAGGGAGCGATCGAGTTTGACTGGACGACCGAGGTCAGGCCGTTCATCGAACGACTTTGCGAATACGCTCTCGGCGCCGTCTGTAGCAGGCCGGGAAGAACTGGCTACATCAACTTCCTCCTCAACATCACACCGGATTGTGACTGTGTCCCATGGAGCGATGCGGCTATTGTCCCGGATATCGGGATCCTGGCCTCCACCGACCCGGTCGCGATCGACCACGCGAGCCTCGATCTAATAGACAGCCAGCATGGGTTTTCGCATACACTGCTTGAGAGGAATCTGGCTCCCGGTGAAGACAAGTTTAAAGGAGTCCGGGACTATACAGAGGGTAGATACCAGATCGCCTACGCCGCCAGGATCGGACTCGGTGATGAGGCATACCACCTGGTGGAGGTCTGA
- a CDS encoding flavodoxin family protein: MSAGKVVLLCGSPRRRGNTELVLGECAKVLEAGGLETETITLADKQILSCTACGLCSEGECALDDDLNEIIEEIRGADGFIVGAPVYFGTARSDVTAALQRIGMVSMASDSFLSRKVGGPIAVARRGGHTATLQELLMFYLINDMIVPGSTYWNMVFWEAPGEALADEEGMRTVRRFADNVAYLIRKLR, translated from the coding sequence ATGTCAGCCGGAAAAGTTGTGCTGCTCTGCGGGAGCCCCAGACGGAGGGGGAACACCGAACTCGTGCTCGGCGAGTGTGCAAAGGTACTCGAAGCGGGGGGTCTGGAGACGGAGACCATCACTCTTGCAGATAAACAGATCCTCTCCTGCACCGCCTGCGGGCTCTGCAGCGAGGGGGAATGTGCTCTCGATGACGACTTAAACGAGATCATCGAAGAGATCAGGGGGGCCGACGGCTTCATCGTGGGTGCACCGGTCTACTTTGGCACCGCCCGCAGTGATGTCACGGCAGCCCTGCAGCGGATAGGGATGGTCTCGATGGCCTCGGACTCCTTCCTCTCGCGGAAGGTCGGCGGGCCTATCGCCGTGGCCAGGCGCGGCGGGCATACCGCAACGCTCCAGGAACTGTTGATGTTTTACCTGATCAACGACATGATCGTGCCCGGTTCAACATACTGGAACATGGTCTTTTGGGAGGCGCCCGGTGAGGCGCTGGCCGATGAGGAGGGGATGAGAACTGTGCGGCGATTCGCCGATAACGTGGCGTACCTGATCCGGAAACTCCGGTGA
- a CDS encoding 4a-hydroxytetrahydrobiopterin dehydratase, with amino-acid sequence MDLSSEAIRPDVANTAPLTRREITELLPEVRGWSLKEGRLAARFGFKGFPEALAFLNRVAEFAARENHFPDLSIQEERYVEVAWYTYAIGGLSRNDFIMAARLSEQLRRRRGGIV; translated from the coding sequence ATGGATCTTTCCTCTGAGGCGATCAGGCCGGATGTCGCGAACACAGCACCTCTGACCCGGCGGGAGATCACCGAACTCCTGCCGGAGGTGAGAGGCTGGTCACTCAAGGAGGGGCGCCTCGCCGCTCGATTTGGATTCAAGGGATTCCCTGAAGCCCTGGCATTCCTGAACAGAGTTGCTGAGTTTGCCGCGCGGGAGAACCACTTCCCGGATCTCAGCATCCAGGAGGAGAGGTATGTTGAGGTTGCCTGGTACACTTACGCCATAGGCGGACTCTCCAGGAACGACTTCATCATGGCTGCGCGGCTCTCAGAGCAGCTCCGCAGACGGCGTGGCGGGATAGTCTAA
- the trxA gene encoding thioredoxin codes for MVGERPFDDELQRLREERLRQLEERFTGRRGGVIEVTDVTFGEALQKHSALVIDVWAEWCGPCRMVAPVIEDLAHDLAGRVTFGKCNVDENPLVASSFSITAIPTLLFFANGKLVDRVVGALPKEAIKARIMRAFGPG; via the coding sequence ATGGTAGGAGAGAGACCGTTTGACGATGAACTTCAGCGTCTGCGGGAAGAGCGTCTCCGGCAACTCGAGGAGAGGTTCACTGGCAGGCGTGGTGGTGTCATTGAGGTCACCGATGTGACCTTTGGAGAGGCTCTCCAGAAACATTCAGCCCTTGTCATCGACGTCTGGGCTGAATGGTGCGGTCCCTGCCGGATGGTGGCGCCGGTGATCGAGGATCTGGCGCACGATTTAGCCGGCAGGGTAACATTCGGGAAGTGCAATGTCGACGAAAACCCGCTCGTTGCGTCCAGTTTCAGCATAACAGCGATACCGACATTGCTCTTCTTTGCTAACGGAAAACTCGTTGACCGCGTGGTCGGGGCTCTACCTAAAGAGGCCATTAAGGCACGGATCATGCGTGCGTTTGGTCCCGGTTAG
- the purF gene encoding amidophosphoribosyltransferase translates to MCGIVGIVDAGGVSFQLYYALYALQHRGQESAGISTFEGATLYTHKAQGLVAEVFNRHTLQELRGKAGIGHVRYPTTGSKIPENVQPFNFKYRGLTLSIAHNGNLVNTTELRGEYERRGQIFCTTTDTEIIGSIIADALRASKSMEDAVLLCMRRLRGSYATVALLNDAIYAFRDPLGIKPLCIGKLDQGYIVASESVAIDALDGTFIRDVRPGELVRIDESGLSSTQISTANRRAHCIFEYIYFARADSVMDGKLVYDVRRQIGQKLYETSPVEADLVSPVPDSGTAYAAGYAERSGIPFLEGLMKNRYMGRTFIMPTQKQRDRAVRIKLNTVRGNLKNKRVVLVDDSIVRGTTSRRIVKMIREAGADEVHLRVGSPPIIAPCYLGVDMPTRAELIASGREVEAVRESVGAASLVYIPLEDLVEATGFGELDICTGCLTGCYPVEIDGEKTSRCVVSYMGGSLQSDLSTFDSGKEET, encoded by the coding sequence ATGTGTGGTATCGTTGGCATCGTCGATGCTGGCGGTGTCTCATTTCAGTTGTATTATGCCCTCTACGCTCTCCAGCACCGTGGGCAGGAGAGCGCGGGGATCTCTACTTTTGAAGGCGCAACCCTCTACACGCATAAGGCGCAGGGACTTGTTGCCGAGGTATTCAACCGGCATACCCTGCAGGAACTGCGGGGGAAAGCCGGAATCGGGCACGTTCGGTACCCTACAACCGGGTCGAAGATCCCTGAGAACGTCCAGCCCTTTAACTTCAAGTACCGCGGGCTGACCCTCTCGATCGCCCATAACGGCAATCTGGTCAACACGACCGAACTCCGGGGGGAGTATGAGCGCCGGGGACAGATCTTCTGCACCACCACTGATACCGAGATAATAGGCAGCATCATAGCCGACGCACTCCGTGCGTCAAAGAGCATGGAGGATGCCGTCCTGCTGTGCATGCGCCGGTTGCGTGGATCTTACGCCACGGTTGCACTCCTGAACGATGCCATCTACGCTTTTCGTGACCCGCTCGGGATCAAACCGCTCTGTATTGGTAAACTAGACCAGGGCTACATCGTCGCGTCGGAGAGCGTGGCGATCGATGCACTGGACGGCACATTCATCCGCGACGTGCGCCCTGGCGAACTCGTGCGCATCGATGAATCAGGGCTATCATCGACCCAGATCTCTACCGCGAACCGGAGGGCACACTGCATCTTCGAGTACATCTACTTTGCCCGTGCTGATTCGGTGATGGACGGGAAACTGGTCTACGACGTCAGGCGCCAGATCGGGCAAAAACTCTATGAAACAAGCCCAGTTGAGGCTGATCTGGTCTCTCCTGTCCCCGATTCAGGGACTGCCTATGCCGCTGGTTACGCAGAACGATCTGGGATCCCGTTCCTGGAAGGGTTGATGAAGAACCGTTACATGGGCAGGACGTTCATCATGCCTACTCAAAAGCAGCGGGATCGAGCGGTCAGGATCAAGCTCAACACCGTCCGTGGCAACCTGAAGAACAAACGTGTGGTCCTCGTCGATGACAGCATCGTCCGTGGGACAACCTCCCGGCGGATTGTGAAGATGATCAGGGAGGCGGGAGCAGACGAGGTCCACCTGCGGGTTGGTTCCCCGCCTATAATCGCCCCCTGTTATCTCGGAGTGGACATGCCCACCCGCGCTGAACTGATCGCAAGCGGCAGGGAGGTGGAGGCAGTTCGTGAGAGCGTTGGTGCGGCATCACTTGTTTACATCCCGCTTGAAGACCTGGTGGAGGCGACAGGGTTTGGCGAGCTGGACATCTGCACCGGTTGCCTGACAGGGTGCTACCCTGTGGAGATAGATGGGGAGAAGACCTCTCGCTGCGTTGTGAGTTATATGGGCGGTAGTCTCCAGTCCGATCTCTCAACATTTGATTCCGGGAAGGAAGAGACATAG
- a CDS encoding 50S ribosomal protein L37e — protein MSKGTPSMGKRQKHTHIACRRCGKISFHARHKVCSACGFGRSRKIRSYRWTEKKPKVPTH, from the coding sequence ATGTCAAAAGGCACACCTTCAATGGGCAAGAGGCAGAAGCATACCCACATCGCCTGCAGGCGGTGCGGCAAGATCTCGTTCCACGCGCGTCACAAGGTCTGTTCGGCCTGTGGTTTCGGCAGGAGCCGGAAGATCCGGAGTTATCGATGGACTGAGAAGAAACCGAAGGTACCGACGCACTAG
- a CDS encoding LSM domain-containing protein: MTPRPLDILDQVLNRQPVIISLKGGREIRGILQGYDVHMNLVLDRAEEEVDGVTQKLGTLIVRGDNVIYITPSIE; the protein is encoded by the coding sequence ATGACGCCAAGACCGTTGGATATTTTAGATCAGGTACTGAATCGTCAGCCCGTCATCATCAGTCTGAAGGGTGGAAGGGAGATCCGGGGGATCCTCCAGGGATACGATGTTCACATGAATCTGGTACTGGACAGGGCCGAAGAAGAAGTGGACGGTGTGACGCAGAAACTCGGCACGCTGATCGTCCGCGGTGATAATGTGATCTACATTACCCCATCAATCGAATAA
- a CDS encoding RNA-binding protein — protein sequence MSQITVKKRHVIRKSQATELMKHLGKEIGASADLFRSERIERVETDAPFEIYLVDKRPFLMGTADWVFPSLRGLVERPIPERRVVVDSGAVRFVVNGADIMRPGIVSISSDVLAGHPVQVVDERHSKPLAVGIALFGAADMEQQEKGKSVKNIHRVGDDLWNLEV from the coding sequence ATGTCACAGATCACCGTAAAGAAACGCCATGTCATCCGGAAGTCACAGGCAACCGAACTTATGAAGCACCTCGGCAAGGAGATCGGAGCATCCGCCGACCTCTTCCGCTCTGAGCGGATCGAGCGGGTTGAAACCGATGCTCCATTCGAGATCTACCTGGTCGATAAGAGACCGTTCCTTATGGGCACGGCAGACTGGGTCTTTCCGAGCCTTCGGGGGCTTGTAGAGCGGCCGATACCTGAACGGCGGGTGGTGGTCGATTCCGGCGCGGTCAGATTTGTCGTTAACGGCGCGGATATCATGCGCCCAGGGATAGTCTCGATCTCCTCTGACGTCCTTGCAGGGCACCCCGTTCAGGTCGTCGATGAAAGGCACTCCAAACCGCTTGCTGTGGGGATTGCGCTCTTTGGTGCAGCAGATATGGAACAACAGGAGAAGGGTAAATCCGTTAAAAACATCCACCGCGTCGGGGACGATCTCTGGAACCTGGAGGTCTGA
- a CDS encoding cell division protein SepF, with product MVKNIFDSILGKSPARSEEDYMELDLAAYEVSSEEEPASMYVKIATIADLKDTPRVKDEVYNGNIVIVDIGRLKMDKVTFERVIKDLRDVAKDVNGDIVGLGEQKYVIITPMSVKISREKIGGGV from the coding sequence ATGGTTAAAAATATCTTCGACAGCATCCTCGGTAAAAGCCCGGCACGGAGTGAGGAGGACTACATGGAACTCGATCTCGCCGCTTACGAGGTATCGAGCGAAGAAGAGCCAGCATCGATGTACGTCAAGATCGCCACCATCGCCGACCTCAAGGATACACCCCGCGTCAAGGACGAGGTCTACAACGGCAACATCGTCATCGTCGATATCGGCCGTTTGAAGATGGACAAGGTAACGTTTGAACGGGTCATAAAAGACCTGCGCGATGTGGCAAAGGACGTTAACGGTGATATTGTCGGCCTCGGCGAACAGAAGTATGTCATCATCACGCCGATGTCGGTCAAGATCTCACGCGAGAAGATCGGCGGTGGCGTCTGA
- a CDS encoding ZPR1 zinc finger domain-containing protein, translating to MRESYSGTCPACGGEIQITHHRLEIPHFPDLLLVSIACETCGYRHTDTIILGEGDPVRWTVQVKEPKDLSIRVVRSTTGTIRIPELGMAIEPGTACEGFITNIEGVISRFEEAVEVILADPENEGEREAALRAKGALAAAREAAFPFTVILEDPAGNSMLVSDKAKKAVLVEGET from the coding sequence GTGCGGGAATCATACTCTGGAACCTGTCCCGCCTGCGGCGGTGAGATCCAGATCACCCATCACCGTCTGGAGATCCCGCATTTCCCGGACCTCCTCCTGGTCTCAATAGCGTGCGAGACCTGTGGCTACCGGCATACAGATACCATCATACTGGGGGAAGGCGACCCCGTTCGGTGGACGGTGCAGGTGAAGGAGCCCAAAGATCTATCCATACGGGTGGTCAGGAGCACTACAGGAACGATCAGGATACCTGAACTCGGCATGGCGATCGAGCCCGGCACTGCCTGCGAAGGGTTCATCACAAACATCGAAGGTGTTATCTCACGATTTGAAGAGGCTGTGGAGGTGATCCTGGCAGACCCTGAGAACGAGGGCGAGCGAGAGGCCGCGCTCAGGGCAAAGGGGGCGCTCGCAGCCGCAAGGGAGGCGGCATTCCCCTTCACCGTCATCCTGGAGGACCCGGCAGGGAACAGCATGCTCGTCAGCGATAAGGCCAAGAAGGCTGTCCTGGTAGAGGGGGAGACCTGA
- the purM gene encoding phosphoribosylformylglycinamidine cyclo-ligase produces MPEHTYRDAGVDIDLEARSVRALIDKLTYRRTGAFSMLGEVGHFAGLIDCGSYVLALAVDGVGTKMLVADALQDWRTVGIDCVAMNVNDLYVMNLEPVAFVDYIATDSLSPEKMAQIGEGLNEGARQANMNIVGGETATLRGLVKGLDLAGTCLGVQKKGRVITGEAVAPGDVVIGLPSSGIHSNGLTLARKIVEECASYETPLPNGKTLGEELLTPTRIYAGALRVTEGCSIHGMCHITGGGLLNLKRLSNYGFSITDPMEPPLIFKWLQEAGGIGTVEAYRTFNMGMGYAFIAPAVSVATIQSIFPDSRVVGEVTEEPGVRLKGVEIR; encoded by the coding sequence ATGCCAGAACACACCTACCGTGATGCCGGTGTCGACATCGACCTCGAGGCCCGGTCGGTGCGGGCGCTGATCGATAAACTTACCTACCGCAGAACCGGTGCGTTCTCAATGCTCGGGGAGGTCGGGCACTTTGCCGGGCTGATCGACTGCGGGTCATACGTCCTTGCACTCGCGGTCGACGGTGTCGGCACCAAGATGCTTGTTGCTGACGCGCTGCAGGACTGGCGGACGGTCGGGATCGATTGTGTCGCGATGAACGTGAACGACCTCTATGTGATGAACCTCGAGCCCGTGGCGTTCGTGGATTACATCGCGACCGATTCACTATCGCCGGAGAAGATGGCTCAGATCGGTGAGGGATTGAACGAGGGTGCCCGCCAGGCCAACATGAACATAGTCGGCGGCGAGACCGCCACCCTCCGGGGACTCGTCAAAGGCCTGGATCTTGCCGGGACGTGTCTTGGCGTCCAGAAGAAGGGGCGTGTCATAACGGGAGAGGCGGTCGCTCCCGGCGACGTGGTAATCGGTCTCCCCTCAAGCGGCATCCACAGCAACGGCCTGACCCTTGCCCGGAAGATCGTGGAGGAATGTGCTTCCTACGAGACCCCTCTCCCGAACGGTAAGACGCTGGGCGAGGAACTCCTGACCCCCACCCGGATCTATGCCGGAGCGCTCAGGGTGACGGAGGGCTGTAGCATCCACGGGATGTGCCACATAACCGGCGGCGGCCTCCTGAACCTGAAACGTCTCTCAAACTATGGTTTCTCCATCACCGACCCCATGGAACCCCCCCTCATATTCAAGTGGCTGCAGGAGGCCGGGGGTATCGGGACGGTCGAGGCGTACCGGACGTTCAACATGGGTATGGGCTACGCTTTCATCGCGCCTGCCGTGAGCGTGGCCACAATCCAGTCAATATTCCCGGACTCCCGGGTGGTCGGTGAGGTGACGGAAGAGCCTGGTGTGAGGTTGAAGGGCGTGGAGATCCGGTGA
- a CDS encoding aspartate kinase, translating to MKFGGSSVGEAACIQRAADIVESHHAAGDEVAVVVSACSGITDRIIAAADEAATSSEEPAIGEFISALRERHIRLLEATAPDHTRGVTEMIDDLLCRLQNILTAVHTLKELTPRSRDYIISFGERLSAPIFSAALRQRGIPSVVLDGAEAGIVTTANHSDARALPLSEERIRARVAPLLAKSVPVIMGFMGATEQGVITTLGRSGSDYSAAVIGAGISADEIWIWTDVDGVMTSDPRIIEDARVLDEISYLEVMELSYFGAKVLHPRSIEPAMQKDIPIRVKNSFRPDAPGTIIRRDRHLEKRVVKAIALIEKVALVNVNGAQMIGRPGVAKMIFEALAEREVNIMMISQGSSEANISLIIDESHLDAALAALNPILKQGVVREVTHDRDVVALAVVGAGMAGSPGTGGRIFSALGRAGINVMMISQGSSEVNVSFVVKAGDGKRALRVLHDEFRLSENSDETEDAAVSSPQSRDGGPAHARTHLP from the coding sequence ATGAAATTTGGCGGCAGTTCTGTCGGGGAAGCGGCATGTATCCAGAGGGCCGCAGATATAGTTGAATCACACCATGCGGCAGGAGATGAGGTTGCGGTGGTGGTGTCGGCATGCTCCGGGATCACCGACCGGATCATCGCGGCGGCCGATGAGGCCGCAACGAGCAGTGAAGAGCCAGCGATCGGTGAATTCATCTCAGCGCTGCGGGAGCGCCACATCAGGCTCCTGGAAGCAACAGCCCCGGATCACACCCGCGGGGTGACGGAGATGATCGACGATCTGCTGTGCCGGCTGCAGAACATCCTCACCGCGGTTCACACCCTGAAGGAGCTGACACCTCGCTCTCGCGATTACATCATCTCTTTTGGGGAACGACTCTCCGCCCCTATTTTTAGCGCAGCCCTCAGACAGCGCGGCATACCTTCAGTCGTCCTTGACGGCGCCGAGGCCGGGATCGTCACGACCGCAAACCACAGCGATGCCCGCGCTCTACCTCTGAGCGAGGAGAGGATCCGTGCCCGGGTAGCCCCGCTGCTCGCTAAGAGCGTTCCTGTTATCATGGGGTTCATGGGGGCGACCGAACAGGGTGTCATCACCACCCTGGGTCGGAGCGGGTCTGACTACTCGGCCGCCGTCATCGGTGCCGGGATCAGTGCCGACGAGATCTGGATCTGGACAGATGTCGACGGGGTGATGACCTCTGACCCAAGAATCATCGAGGACGCACGGGTGCTCGACGAGATCTCCTACCTTGAGGTGATGGAGCTCTCCTACTTCGGTGCAAAGGTGCTCCACCCCCGCTCGATCGAGCCCGCAATGCAGAAGGATATCCCCATCCGCGTCAAGAACTCTTTCAGACCAGATGCCCCCGGCACCATTATCCGCCGGGACAGACATCTGGAGAAGCGGGTGGTCAAGGCCATAGCCCTTATCGAGAAGGTGGCCCTGGTGAATGTCAACGGTGCCCAGATGATCGGCCGGCCAGGGGTTGCAAAGATGATCTTCGAAGCGCTTGCGGAGCGGGAGGTGAACATCATGATGATCTCCCAGGGTTCAAGCGAGGCGAACATATCCCTCATCATCGATGAGTCGCACCTCGACGCCGCTCTCGCCGCTCTTAACCCCATCCTGAAGCAGGGGGTCGTGCGCGAGGTCACCCATGACCGTGATGTGGTTGCACTTGCGGTAGTGGGTGCTGGGATGGCCGGCTCCCCCGGAACCGGGGGACGGATCTTCTCCGCGCTCGGCCGTGCCGGAATCAACGTGATGATGATCTCGCAGGGTTCAAGCGAGGTGAACGTCTCATTCGTTGTGAAAGCCGGGGATGGCAAGCGCGCCCTGCGGGTGCTGCACGACGAGTTCCGCCTGTCGGAGAACTCGGATGAGACAGAAGATGCCGCTGTATCGTCCCCCCAGTCACGAGATGGAGGCCCTGCCCATGCCAGAACACACCTACCGTGA